The Aeromicrobium sp. Leaf245 genome includes a region encoding these proteins:
- a CDS encoding PPK2 family polyphosphate kinase, translating into MTQTLSSTLSGTTSLADVDSRSTPGFDGAKDDALEALAALGPELADLQERLHAEGATGGERSVLLVLQGMDTSGKGGVIEKVVGLVSPLGVRIASFKRPTEEELAHDFLWRIEQQLPAGGVLGVFDRSHYEDVLIGRVRSLADADEIERRYDAINDFERRYVDAGGTLLKCLLHISPEDQAERLAARLDDPTKHWKFNPGDIDERELWDEYQAAYDLVLQRTSTEHAPWHVVPSGRKWYRNWAVGRLLLEALRGLDLTWPEADYDVAEQKRRLGE; encoded by the coding sequence ATGACGCAGACCCTGAGCAGCACGCTGTCGGGCACCACCTCCCTCGCCGACGTCGACTCCAGGTCGACACCCGGCTTCGACGGTGCGAAGGACGACGCCCTCGAGGCCCTCGCTGCACTGGGCCCCGAGCTGGCCGACCTGCAGGAGCGGCTCCACGCCGAGGGCGCCACCGGGGGTGAGCGGTCCGTCCTGCTCGTCCTCCAGGGGATGGACACCTCGGGCAAGGGAGGCGTCATCGAGAAGGTGGTCGGGCTGGTGAGTCCGCTCGGCGTGCGCATCGCCTCGTTCAAGAGACCCACCGAGGAGGAGCTGGCGCACGACTTCCTCTGGCGGATCGAGCAGCAGCTCCCGGCCGGCGGCGTGCTGGGCGTGTTCGACCGGTCGCACTACGAGGACGTCCTGATCGGTCGGGTCCGGTCGCTCGCGGACGCCGACGAGATCGAACGGCGCTACGACGCCATCAACGACTTCGAGCGTCGCTACGTCGACGCCGGGGGCACGCTCCTGAAGTGCCTGCTGCACATCAGCCCGGAGGACCAGGCGGAGCGCCTGGCTGCGCGCCTGGACGATCCCACCAAGCACTGGAAGTTCAACCCGGGCGACATCGACGAGCGTGAGCTCTGGGACGAGTACCAGGCCGCGTACGACCTGGTGCTCCAGCGGACGTCCACGGAGCACGCACCGTGGCACGTCGTGCCCAGCGGCCGCAAGTGGTACCGCAACTGGGCGGTCGGCAGGCTCCTGCTGGAGGCGCTGCGCGGCCTCGACCTGACCTGGCCGGAGGCCGACTACGACGTCGCCGAGCAGAAGCGACGTCTCGGGGAGTGA
- a CDS encoding DUF3000 domain-containing protein — MGVRSEIDHTPPAFLAALEQLHAAPLRPEVAIDEIPAPQRIAPHAHALSGDVEVAGDDVATGRFILLHDPAGNDAWNGEFRCVTFARAEVEAEMAADPALASVGWSWLVDALATHGGTHTAASGSVTVVTTETFGEMADDAGSAQVEVRASWTPTSEVGAHVAAWSELLCTLAGLPPLSPGVVPLQRRRGRR; from the coding sequence GTGGGCGTCCGCAGCGAGATCGATCACACTCCTCCAGCGTTCCTGGCTGCCCTGGAGCAGCTGCACGCCGCACCCTTGCGCCCGGAGGTCGCGATCGACGAGATCCCGGCACCGCAGCGCATCGCCCCGCACGCCCACGCGCTCAGCGGCGACGTGGAGGTCGCCGGCGACGACGTCGCCACCGGGCGCTTCATCCTGCTCCACGACCCCGCGGGCAACGACGCCTGGAACGGCGAGTTCCGCTGCGTCACCTTCGCCCGCGCCGAGGTCGAGGCCGAGATGGCCGCCGACCCCGCCCTGGCCAGCGTCGGCTGGAGCTGGCTGGTCGACGCGCTCGCGACCCACGGCGGCACGCACACGGCGGCCAGCGGGAGCGTCACGGTCGTCACCACCGAGACGTTCGGCGAGATGGCCGACGACGCCGGGTCCGCCCAGGTCGAGGTGCGCGCGTCGTGGACGCCCACCTCCGAGGTCGGCGCCCACGTCGCGGCCTGGTCCGAGCTGCTGTGCACCCTCGCCGGGCTTCCCCCGCTGAGCCCCGGGGTGGTCCCGCTGCAGCGACGTCGAGGACGTCGTTGA
- the hemE gene encoding uroporphyrinogen decarboxylase gives MSTSPSDITADSDFLRACRGEPTSRVPVWFMRQAGRHLPEYLKIREGVAMLDSCFSTDLVVEITMQPVRRYGVDAAIFFSDIVVPLKAIGVDLDIVPGTGPVIADPIRRRGQLEQLRRLEPDDVESIAAAARALVGELGATPLIGFAGAPFTLASYLVEGGPSRDHRITKQLMYSQTGLWNDLLERLSHIAADFLRIQVEAGASAVQLFDSWAGTLSPSDYETYVAPHSRRVLESVADLGVPRIHFGVGTGELLDQMGDVGADVVGVDWRVPLDRAIEKVGPGRSVQGNLDPTLLFAPADVLHTKAAAAIERGRSARGHVFNLGHGVLPQTDPDAVKGLVDFVHGYERV, from the coding sequence GTGAGCACCTCCCCCTCCGACATCACCGCCGACAGCGACTTCCTGCGCGCCTGCCGTGGCGAGCCCACGAGCCGCGTCCCCGTGTGGTTCATGCGTCAGGCGGGCCGGCACCTGCCCGAGTACCTGAAGATCCGCGAGGGCGTGGCCATGCTCGACTCGTGCTTCTCGACCGACCTGGTCGTGGAGATCACGATGCAGCCGGTGCGGCGCTACGGCGTCGACGCCGCGATCTTCTTCTCCGACATCGTCGTGCCGTTGAAGGCCATCGGCGTCGACCTCGACATCGTCCCCGGGACGGGGCCGGTCATCGCCGACCCGATCCGCCGCCGGGGTCAGCTCGAGCAGCTGCGCCGGCTCGAGCCCGACGACGTCGAGAGCATCGCGGCCGCGGCCCGCGCCCTCGTCGGCGAGCTGGGCGCGACGCCGCTCATCGGCTTCGCCGGGGCGCCCTTCACGCTGGCGTCCTACCTCGTCGAGGGCGGGCCCTCGCGCGACCACCGCATCACCAAGCAGCTGATGTACTCCCAGACCGGCCTGTGGAACGACCTGCTGGAGCGGCTGTCCCACATCGCGGCGGACTTCCTGCGGATCCAGGTGGAGGCCGGCGCGTCGGCCGTGCAGCTGTTCGACTCGTGGGCCGGGACGCTCTCGCCGTCGGACTACGAGACCTACGTGGCGCCCCACTCGCGCCGGGTGCTGGAGTCCGTGGCCGACCTCGGCGTGCCGCGCATCCACTTCGGTGTCGGCACGGGCGAGCTGCTCGACCAGATGGGTGACGTCGGCGCCGACGTCGTGGGCGTGGACTGGCGGGTTCCGCTCGACCGCGCCATCGAGAAGGTCGGCCCGGGCCGGTCGGTGCAGGGGAACCTGGACCCGACGCTGCTGTTCGCGCCGGCCGACGTGCTGCACACGAAGGCCGCGGCGGCCATCGAGCGCGGGCGCAGCGCCCGTGGCCACGTCTTCAACCTGGGGCACGGGGTGCTGCCGCAGACCGACCCCGACGCCGTGAAGGGCCTGGTGGACTTCGTGCACGGGTACGAGCGGGTCTGA
- the efeU gene encoding iron uptake transporter permease EfeU gives MLANFLIGLREGLEASLVVSILLAYLVRTDRRHDARYIWLGVGGAIALVVVVFTVVTLVFEQLPFVWQEAVGGTLSILAAALVTWMIFWMRRTARGLKRELEGELATAVELGPLAIATVAFLTVGREGLETAAIIWATISGSYTAEPFVGAISGILVAVGLGYLIYRGAVRINLATFFTVTGALLVVVAAGVLAYGIHDLQEAGILPGLGTLAFDVSSTIPPDSWYGTLLKGTVNFQPNPTVLQVVAWVAYLVPVLWIYLRPRRTAATVGSAA, from the coding sequence GTGCTCGCCAACTTCCTGATCGGCCTGCGCGAGGGACTCGAGGCCAGCCTCGTCGTCAGCATCCTGCTGGCCTACCTCGTGCGGACCGACCGTCGCCACGACGCCCGGTACATCTGGCTCGGCGTGGGGGGCGCCATCGCGCTCGTGGTCGTGGTGTTCACGGTCGTCACGCTCGTGTTCGAGCAGCTGCCCTTCGTCTGGCAGGAGGCCGTCGGCGGGACGCTGTCGATCCTGGCCGCAGCGCTGGTCACGTGGATGATCTTCTGGATGCGGCGCACCGCACGGGGGCTCAAGCGCGAGCTCGAGGGAGAGCTCGCCACCGCCGTCGAGCTCGGACCCCTGGCGATCGCCACGGTGGCGTTCCTGACGGTGGGTCGCGAGGGCCTGGAGACGGCCGCCATCATCTGGGCCACCATCTCGGGCAGCTACACGGCGGAGCCGTTCGTCGGGGCGATCAGCGGCATCCTCGTCGCGGTGGGCCTCGGCTACCTCATCTACCGAGGAGCCGTGCGCATCAACCTGGCGACCTTCTTCACCGTCACCGGCGCGCTGCTGGTCGTGGTCGCCGCCGGGGTCCTGGCCTACGGGATCCACGACCTGCAGGAGGCCGGCATCCTGCCCGGTCTCGGCACGCTCGCGTTCGACGTGTCCAGCACCATCCCGCCCGACAGCTGGTACGGGACCCTGCTGAAGGGGACCGTCAACTTCCAGCCGAACCCCACCGTGCTGCAGGTCGTGGCCTGGGTCGCTTACCTGGTCCCGGTGCTGTGGATCTACCTGCGTCCGCGTCGCACGGCGGCGACGGTCGGCTCGGCGGCCTGA
- a CDS encoding SGNH/GDSL hydrolase family protein, giving the protein MDVRRVVTTGLLVTTTATVAAALGARAVLQHQAAAARAAIGKPLGEDAPRADRVFKKRLGATIDLLVLGDSIAAGLGADGPRGTLGARLARQVAKRTDRAVRLRTAAVVGSESSMLDAQLATLPLDYVPDVAIVVVGGNDVTHRVPVAESVGHLEKCVVDLRAKGSAVVVGTCPDLGALTPVPQPLRALGARASRQLASAQREVALRHGAYVVSLADVVGPFFVTNPDEMFSLDRFHPSSLGYKRTAKAMLPSVLAALGEHDEVPFGHAWPVLADPVSGRAPTG; this is encoded by the coding sequence GTGGACGTGCGACGCGTGGTGACGACCGGACTGCTGGTGACGACGACGGCCACCGTGGCGGCTGCACTCGGTGCCCGTGCGGTGCTGCAGCACCAGGCGGCGGCGGCGCGCGCGGCCATCGGCAAGCCCCTGGGCGAGGACGCGCCGCGCGCCGACCGGGTCTTCAAGAAGCGGCTCGGCGCCACGATCGACCTGCTGGTCCTCGGCGACTCGATCGCAGCCGGGCTGGGTGCCGACGGACCGCGGGGCACCCTGGGGGCGCGGCTGGCGCGTCAGGTCGCCAAGCGGACCGACCGTGCGGTGCGCCTGCGCACGGCCGCCGTGGTCGGGTCCGAGAGCAGCATGCTGGACGCGCAGCTGGCCACCCTTCCGCTCGACTACGTCCCCGACGTCGCGATCGTCGTGGTGGGCGGCAACGACGTGACGCACCGGGTGCCGGTGGCGGAGTCGGTCGGGCACCTCGAGAAGTGCGTCGTGGACCTGCGGGCGAAGGGCAGCGCCGTCGTGGTGGGGACGTGCCCGGACCTCGGCGCACTGACCCCGGTGCCGCAGCCGCTGCGCGCGCTCGGTGCCCGCGCGTCACGCCAGCTGGCGTCGGCCCAGCGCGAGGTGGCCCTGCGGCACGGCGCCTACGTGGTGTCGCTGGCCGACGTCGTTGGTCCGTTCTTCGTCACGAACCCGGACGAGATGTTCAGCCTCGACCGGTTCCACCCCAGCTCGCTGGGCTACAAGCGCACGGCGAAGGCGATGCTGCCGTCGGTGCTGGCAGCGCTGGGCGAGCACGACGAGGTGCCCTTCGGCCACGCCTGGCCGGTCCTCGCCGATCCGGTCAGCGGTCGCGCACCCACCGGGTGA
- the hemQ gene encoding hydrogen peroxide-dependent heme synthase: protein MSDRLPNQGKLAKEINETIRYTMWSVFRLERVLGDADRAAEAAEVDALVERLAGDDVVVRGFYDVSGMRADADLMVWWHAETAEALQAAYNAFRRTALGSRMAPVWSQTALHRPAEFNKSHVPAFMADETVRDWVCVYPFVRSYEWYLLPDEERRAMLKEHGMQARPYPDVRANTVASFALGDYEWLLAFEADDLHRIVDLMRDLRASTARRHVREEIPFYTGRRHDPADLTALWP from the coding sequence ATGAGCGATCGTCTGCCGAACCAGGGAAAGCTGGCCAAGGAGATCAACGAGACCATCCGCTACACGATGTGGTCGGTCTTCAGGCTCGAGCGGGTGCTCGGCGACGCCGACCGTGCCGCCGAGGCGGCGGAGGTCGACGCGCTGGTCGAGCGTCTCGCCGGTGACGACGTGGTGGTCCGTGGCTTCTACGACGTGAGCGGCATGCGTGCCGACGCCGACCTGATGGTCTGGTGGCACGCCGAGACCGCCGAGGCGCTCCAGGCCGCGTACAACGCCTTCCGGCGGACCGCCCTCGGCTCGCGCATGGCGCCGGTGTGGTCCCAGACCGCGCTGCACCGCCCGGCCGAGTTCAACAAGTCGCACGTGCCCGCCTTCATGGCCGACGAGACGGTCCGCGACTGGGTGTGCGTGTACCCGTTCGTGCGGTCCTACGAGTGGTACCTGCTCCCCGACGAGGAGCGCCGCGCGATGCTGAAGGAGCACGGCATGCAGGCCCGCCCGTACCCCGACGTGCGCGCCAACACGGTGGCCTCGTTCGCGCTGGGCGACTACGAGTGGCTCCTGGCGTTCGAGGCCGACGACCTGCACCGCATCGTCGACCTCATGCGCGACCTGCGCGCCAGCACCGCCCGCCGCCACGTCCGCGAGGAGATCCCCTTCTACACCGGCCGTCGCCACGACCCTGCCGACCTCACGGCCCTCTGGCCCTGA
- the hemG gene encoding protoporphyrinogen oxidase yields MRVAVVGAGIAGLTAALDLVEAGCDVVVLEGSDRIGGKLHVDRVGDLRVDVGAESLLARRPEAVDLATRVGAELTHPATTSASIWTRGALRPLPPTVMGVPADLDALEASGIVAERPVGHALPVPEDDVSVTAFLEPRLGREVVDRMVEPLLGGVYAGHADRLSLRAAAPQVLALGEDPLAGAARTRAETRTLETPVFAGIVGGVGTLPHRVVEHGGLDVRLRSTVRAITSVDGGWELHVGPTSAIETLAFDAVVVAAPAPAAARLLAEAAPPAAFSLAAIDYASMAIATFVLDGPIDVEGSGFLVPPIDGTVVKGSTISTHKWAWLAEVAGDRTVVRASIGRAGDTGVLHQDDEQVAHLALTDLAAAYGSLPSVQSAHVQRWGGGLPQYDVGHLSRVATVEAAVARVDGLEVCGAAYRGVGVPAVIGSAREAAARLLAR; encoded by the coding sequence ATGCGCGTCGCGGTGGTGGGCGCCGGCATCGCCGGGCTGACGGCGGCGCTCGACCTGGTCGAGGCCGGGTGCGACGTCGTCGTGCTCGAGGGATCGGACCGGATCGGCGGGAAGCTGCACGTCGACCGGGTGGGCGACCTGCGGGTCGACGTCGGGGCCGAGTCGCTGCTCGCGCGACGTCCCGAGGCCGTCGACCTCGCGACACGGGTGGGCGCCGAGCTCACCCACCCCGCGACCACGTCGGCGTCGATCTGGACCCGGGGGGCTCTGCGGCCCCTGCCGCCGACCGTCATGGGCGTCCCGGCGGACCTCGACGCCCTCGAGGCCTCGGGCATCGTCGCCGAGCGGCCCGTCGGGCACGCCCTCCCCGTGCCCGAGGACGACGTCTCGGTGACCGCCTTCCTGGAGCCGCGTCTCGGCCGGGAGGTCGTGGACCGGATGGTCGAGCCGCTCCTCGGTGGGGTCTACGCGGGGCACGCCGATCGGCTGTCGCTGCGGGCGGCGGCGCCGCAGGTGCTGGCCCTCGGCGAGGACCCCCTCGCGGGCGCCGCTCGGACCCGGGCGGAGACGCGGACGCTGGAGACCCCGGTGTTCGCCGGGATCGTCGGCGGGGTCGGCACCCTGCCGCACCGCGTCGTCGAGCACGGCGGCCTCGACGTCCGGCTGCGGTCGACCGTCCGCGCGATCACCTCCGTCGACGGCGGCTGGGAGCTCCACGTCGGGCCGACGTCGGCCATCGAGACCCTGGCCTTCGACGCCGTCGTCGTGGCCGCACCCGCGCCGGCCGCTGCGCGCCTGCTCGCGGAGGCCGCGCCGCCGGCGGCGTTCTCCCTCGCGGCGATCGACTACGCCTCGATGGCCATCGCGACCTTCGTGCTCGACGGCCCCATCGACGTCGAGGGGTCCGGGTTCCTCGTGCCGCCGATCGACGGCACGGTCGTGAAGGGCTCCACCATCTCGACCCACAAGTGGGCCTGGCTGGCCGAGGTCGCCGGGGACCGCACGGTCGTGCGGGCGTCGATCGGCCGCGCGGGCGACACGGGGGTGCTCCACCAGGACGACGAGCAGGTCGCCCACCTGGCGCTGACCGACCTCGCTGCGGCCTACGGGTCGCTCCCGTCCGTGCAGTCCGCCCACGTGCAGCGCTGGGGCGGCGGGCTCCCGCAGTACGACGTCGGCCACCTGTCGCGGGTGGCGACCGTCGAGGCCGCGGTGGCCCGGGTCGACGGCCTCGAGGTCTGCGGAGCGGCCTACCGCGGCGTCGGGGTGCCCGCCGTGATCGGGTCGGCACGAGAGGCCGCAGCCCGCCTCCTCGCCCGGTAG
- a CDS encoding HRDC domain-containing protein, with product MSSSASDTPGSEEVAPPLPRLQLRDPLPPVIDTVDDYVNYCARVSLGSGPVALDAERASGYRYSQRAYLVQVRRDGSGTGLVDPIAFDDLTDLDEAIGDAEWILHAATQDLPCLAEIGLRPTALFDTELAGRLLNLPRVGLASLVEHYLGLSLAKEHSAADWSTRPLPEPWLEYAALDVEVLIELRNLIEADLERTGKREWAAQDFEALLSFTGAPQREERWRRTSGIHRARGRRTLGLVRAIWEARDRIAEQRDTTPGRILPDASILEIAREAPRDASALRQLSVMRSRGPRRFVQEWLDAVEEGLALAEDELPHSTPNREGPPPPRAWADKHPEAAARLAAAREAVARIAEQNDLPTENLISPGLVRALAWEPPSTPDVAHVGDALAEAGARPWQVELVATDLAAALQP from the coding sequence TTGAGCTCGTCCGCGTCGGACACGCCCGGGAGCGAGGAGGTCGCTCCCCCGCTGCCGCGCCTGCAGCTGCGTGATCCGCTCCCTCCGGTCATCGACACCGTCGACGACTACGTCAACTACTGCGCCCGGGTCTCCCTCGGCTCCGGGCCCGTCGCCCTCGACGCCGAGCGCGCCTCCGGCTACCGCTACTCCCAGCGCGCCTACCTGGTCCAGGTGCGACGCGACGGCAGCGGCACCGGTCTCGTCGACCCGATCGCGTTCGACGACCTCACCGACCTCGACGAGGCGATCGGTGACGCGGAGTGGATCCTGCACGCCGCCACCCAGGACCTTCCGTGCCTGGCCGAGATCGGCCTTCGTCCCACCGCCCTGTTCGACACCGAGCTCGCCGGGCGGTTGCTGAACCTGCCCCGGGTCGGGCTGGCCTCGCTCGTGGAGCACTACCTCGGGCTCAGCCTGGCCAAGGAGCACTCCGCGGCCGACTGGTCCACCCGCCCGCTGCCCGAGCCGTGGCTCGAGTACGCGGCGCTCGACGTCGAGGTGCTGATCGAGCTGCGCAACCTGATCGAGGCCGACCTCGAGAGGACCGGCAAGCGGGAGTGGGCCGCCCAGGACTTCGAGGCCCTGCTGTCGTTCACCGGGGCACCTCAGCGCGAGGAGCGTTGGCGTCGCACCTCCGGCATCCACCGCGCCCGTGGTCGACGCACCCTGGGTCTCGTCCGAGCGATCTGGGAGGCGCGCGACCGCATCGCCGAGCAGCGCGACACCACCCCGGGCCGCATCCTGCCCGATGCCTCGATCCTCGAGATCGCCCGCGAGGCACCGCGCGACGCCTCCGCGCTCCGCCAGCTCTCGGTCATGCGCTCGCGCGGTCCGCGCCGCTTCGTCCAGGAGTGGCTCGACGCCGTCGAGGAGGGTCTGGCCCTGGCGGAGGACGAGCTGCCGCACTCCACGCCGAACCGCGAGGGACCGCCTCCGCCGCGCGCCTGGGCCGACAAGCACCCCGAGGCCGCGGCACGCCTGGCCGCCGCCCGCGAGGCCGTCGCGCGCATCGCCGAGCAGAACGACCTGCCGACCGAGAACCTCATCTCCCCCGGGCTGGTCCGCGCCCTGGCCTGGGAGCCCCCGAGCACCCCCGACGTCGCCCACGTCGGCGATGCGCTGGCCGAGGCCGGCGCCCGCCCGTGGCAGGTCGAGCTCGTCGCGACCGACCTGGCCGCCGCCCTGCAGCCGTAG
- a CDS encoding metallophosphoesterase produces the protein MTPLLLSLLLAGGLLVGVAPRATPPAAGAEADASFTVVVLPDLQGYTVSSTYAATATAQTQWIADQAEDLDVAVVAQVGDLVETHPIPEQWTRASTSMKVLDDAGVPNAVLPGNHDMDVSTGEAVRYDASFPASRYTGASWNGRDATYVEGYRGNKNSAVTFKRSGMDFMLLSLEYDPTDAVLAWARGVLAAHPEHRVILSTHSFIHTAGGRSTTTTRTDAGANTPQQVWDELVQPSCQIFLVVNGHWHDGPDRTEARRADANACGRPVQQILSDYQDRPNGGDGWLRTYRFDPAADTITAATYSPTLARYETDADSAFTLAYDMTSGTTPPPTTTPTTLVGPGSAWTYRYDNTTLPTTWNTPAFDASTWRTGNAVLGFGSTVTTNIDVPAPTTNRPRSAQLRRTFTINDPTTLSDITLTTRADDGIALYLNGTELTRKNLPTGTLGRDTYATAAPRTSAALAAPVTVTIPASALRTGTNTLAASVHLNYRGTPDLTFDATLTARQQVAPPPPPPTPVATTLVGAGSSWIYRYDNTTLPTTWNTPGFDASTWRTGNAVLGFGSTVTTNIDVPAPTTNRPRSAQLRRTFTIDDPTTLSDITLTTRADDGIALYLNGTELTRKNLPTGTLGRDTYATAAPRTSAALAAPVTVTIPASALRTGTNTLAASVHLNYRGTPDLTFDATLTAKKTG, from the coding sequence GTGACCCCCCTGCTCCTGTCGCTCCTGCTCGCGGGCGGTCTGCTCGTCGGGGTCGCACCACGCGCGACGCCGCCGGCCGCGGGCGCCGAGGCCGACGCCTCCTTCACCGTCGTGGTCCTGCCCGACCTTCAGGGCTACACCGTCTCGAGCACCTACGCCGCCACCGCCACCGCGCAGACGCAGTGGATCGCCGACCAGGCCGAGGACCTCGACGTCGCAGTGGTGGCGCAGGTGGGCGACCTGGTGGAGACGCACCCGATCCCCGAGCAGTGGACACGGGCGTCGACCTCCATGAAGGTGCTGGACGACGCCGGCGTGCCCAACGCGGTGCTGCCCGGCAACCACGACATGGACGTGAGCACTGGCGAGGCCGTGCGGTACGACGCGAGCTTCCCGGCCTCGAGGTACACCGGTGCGTCCTGGAACGGACGCGACGCGACCTACGTGGAGGGCTACCGCGGCAACAAGAACAGCGCCGTCACGTTCAAGCGCTCAGGCATGGACTTCATGCTCCTCAGCCTCGAGTACGACCCCACCGACGCCGTCCTGGCCTGGGCGCGAGGCGTGCTCGCCGCGCACCCGGAGCACCGGGTGATCTTGTCCACCCACTCGTTCATCCACACCGCCGGCGGTCGTTCCACCACGACCACCCGCACCGACGCCGGCGCCAACACGCCGCAGCAGGTGTGGGACGAGCTCGTGCAGCCGAGCTGCCAGATCTTCCTGGTCGTCAACGGCCACTGGCACGACGGGCCCGACCGCACCGAGGCCCGCCGCGCCGACGCCAACGCCTGCGGCCGCCCGGTGCAGCAGATCCTGTCCGACTACCAGGACCGCCCCAACGGTGGCGACGGCTGGCTGCGCACCTACCGGTTCGACCCGGCGGCCGACACGATCACGGCCGCCACCTACTCCCCCACGCTCGCCCGCTACGAGACCGACGCCGACAGCGCCTTCACCCTCGCCTACGACATGACGAGCGGCACCACCCCGCCCCCCACGACGACACCGACGACCTTGGTCGGCCCCGGGTCGGCGTGGACCTACCGCTACGACAACACCACCCTGCCCACCACCTGGAACACCCCCGCCTTCGACGCCTCCACCTGGCGCACCGGCAACGCCGTCCTCGGCTTCGGCAGCACCGTCACCACCAACATCGACGTCCCCGCCCCCACCACCAACCGCCCCCGCAGCGCCCAGCTCCGCCGCACCTTCACCATCAACGACCCCACCACGCTCTCCGACATCACCCTCACCACCCGAGCCGACGACGGGATCGCCCTCTACCTCAACGGCACCGAGCTCACCCGCAAGAACCTGCCCACCGGCACCCTCGGCCGCGACACCTACGCCACCGCCGCACCCCGCACCAGCGCAGCCCTCGCCGCACCCGTCACCGTCACCATCCCCGCCAGCGCCCTCCGCACCGGCACCAACACCCTCGCCGCCAGCGTCCACCTCAACTACCGCGGCACACCCGACCTCACCTTCGACGCCACCCTCACCGCACGGCAGCAGGTCGCGCCCCCGCCCCCGCCGCCGACACCGGTGGCCACGACCTTGGTCGGTGCCGGGTCGTCGTGGATCTACCGCTACGACAACACCACCCTGCCCACCACCTGGAACACCCCCGGCTTCGACGCCTCCACCTGGCGCACCGGCAACGCCGTCCTCGGCTTCGGCAGCACCGTCACCACCAACATCGACGTCCCCGCCCCCACCACCAACCGCCCCCGCAGCGCCCAGCTCCGCCGCACCTTCACCATCGACGACCCCACCACGCTCTCCGACATCACCCTCACCACCCGAGCCGACGACGGGATCGCCCTCTACCTCAACGGCACCGAGCTCACCCGCAAGAACCTGCCCACCGGCACCCTCGGCCGCGACACCTACGCCACCGCCGCACCCCGCACCAGCGCAGCCCTCGCCGCACCCGTCACCGTCACCATCCCCGCCAGCGCCCTCCGCACCGGCACCAACACCCTCGCCGCCAGCGTCCACCTCAACTACCGCGGCACACCCGACCTCACCTTCGACGCCACCCTCACCGCGAAGAAGACGGGCTGA
- the msrB gene encoding peptide-methionine (R)-S-oxide reductase MsrB, which produces MSDQVEQNSYDVEKSDEEWRAELSAAEYHVLREAGTERPFSSSFETDTTKAAYACRACGSELFRSDTKFDAHCGWPAFYAPLAEDRVQYIEDRSMGMRRVEVRCASCGSHLGHVFEGEGFPTPTDQRFCINGISLTQVPD; this is translated from the coding sequence ATGTCCGACCAGGTGGAACAGAACAGCTACGACGTCGAGAAGTCCGACGAGGAGTGGCGCGCCGAGCTCAGCGCCGCCGAGTACCACGTGCTCCGCGAGGCGGGCACCGAGCGGCCCTTCAGCTCCTCCTTCGAGACCGACACGACGAAGGCAGCGTACGCCTGTCGGGCGTGCGGCTCCGAGCTCTTCCGCAGCGACACCAAGTTCGACGCGCACTGCGGCTGGCCGGCGTTCTACGCGCCCCTGGCCGAGGACCGCGTGCAGTACATCGAGGACCGCTCGATGGGCATGCGCCGCGTCGAGGTCCGCTGCGCGAGCTGCGGCTCGCACCTCGGCCACGTGTTCGAGGGCGAGGGCTTCCCCACCCCGACCGACCAGCGCTTCTGCATCAACGGCATCAGCCTGACCCAGGTCCCCGACTGA
- a CDS encoding dihydrofolate reductase family protein, whose product MALPTIDPALYAYPDVDRAWVRVNFVSSVDGSAQGPDGVSGMLGTDADQAAFDLLRDLCDVVLVSAGTARAEDYGPIEDGVLALVSRSLDVPDRLRVPGVLVVAPADVDGQKVDALEAAGVEVLTTGDTDIDWPAVLDELGRRGLRRVLCEGGPSLLGTLTTLDLVDELCLTLSPVLVVGEGRRISVGDETTDVPLRLAHALDVQGTLLTRWVRDR is encoded by the coding sequence ATGGCCCTGCCGACGATCGACCCCGCGCTCTACGCCTACCCCGACGTCGACCGGGCCTGGGTCCGCGTGAACTTCGTGTCGAGCGTGGACGGCTCGGCCCAGGGCCCGGACGGCGTCTCCGGCATGCTCGGGACCGACGCCGACCAGGCCGCCTTCGACCTCCTGCGCGACCTCTGCGACGTCGTCCTCGTGTCCGCCGGCACGGCGCGCGCCGAGGACTACGGCCCGATCGAGGACGGCGTGCTGGCCCTGGTGAGCCGCAGCCTCGACGTCCCCGATCGTCTGCGCGTGCCCGGGGTCCTGGTCGTGGCGCCGGCCGACGTCGACGGGCAGAAGGTCGACGCGCTCGAGGCGGCCGGCGTCGAGGTGCTCACGACCGGTGACACGGACATCGACTGGCCCGCGGTGCTGGACGAGCTCGGCCGGCGCGGACTTCGGCGCGTGCTGTGCGAGGGCGGGCCGTCCCTGCTCGGCACGTTGACCACCCTGGACCTCGTGGACGAGCTGTGCCTGACGCTCTCGCCCGTGCTCGTGGTCGGCGAGGGCCGACGGATCTCCGTCGGGGACGAGACCACCGACGTCCCCCTCCGCCTCGCGCACGCGCTCGACGTCCAGGGGACCCTGCTCACCCGGTGGGTGCGCGACCGCTGA